From the genome of Salmonella enterica subsp. houtenae serovar Houten:
GTTTTGTTCTGAGTCAGGTGACGACTATGTGGAAAACCCTTCATCAGCTGGCGGCGCCGCCCCGGCTGTATCAGATTTGCGGCAGGCTCGTGCCGTGGCTGGCGGTGGCCGGCATCATCGCGCTGGCCACGGGCTGGGTCCGGGGATTCGGCTTTGCGCCTGCGGACTACCAGCAGGGGGAGAGCTACCGCATTATGTATCTGCATGTCCCGGCGGCCATCTGGTCGATGGGGATTTATGCGGCGATGGCGGTGGCGGCGTTTACCGGGCTGGTCTGGCAGATGAAAATGGCCAGCCTTGCCGTCGCGGCGATGGCGCCGGTGGGGGCGGTGTATACCTTTATTGCGCTGGTGACAGGCTCCGCCTGGGGTAAACCGATGTGGGGCACCTGGTGGGTGTGGGACGCGCGCCTGACCTCGGAGCTGGTGCTGCTGTTTCTCTACGCCGGGGTCATCGCCCTGTGGCACGCCTTTGACGACCGCAAAATGGCCGGGCGCGCGGCGGGGATTCTGGTGCTGGTCGGGGTGGTGAACCTGCCGGTTATCCACTATTCCGTCGAGTGGTGGAACACCCTGCACCAGGGCTCCACCCGGATGCAGCAGAGTATCGACCCGGCGATGCGCTCGCCGCTGCGCTGGGCCATCGCCGGCTACCTGCTGCTCTTTATGACGCTTTCGCTGATGCGGATGCGCAACCTGATTTTACGCATGGAAAAACGCCGCCCGTGGGTGGGCGAACTGATACTGAAAAGGGGGCAGCGGTGAGGACGGCATTTTCATCGTGGAGCGATTTTTTCGCCATGGGCGGGTACGCCTTTTTTGTCTGGCTGGCGGTGGCGATGACCGTGGCGCCGCTGGCGGCGCTGGCGCTGCACACGGTGCTGCAGCGCCGGGCCATCCTGCGCGGCGTGGCGCAGCAGCGGGCGCGCGAGGCGCGGATGCGCGCCGCACAGGCGCAACAGGAGGCCGCGTGAACCTGCGACGTAAAAACCGGTTATGGGTGGTCTGCGCGGTGCTGGCGGGCCTGGCGCTGACCACCGCGCTGGTCCTGTATGCGCTGCGCGCGAATATCGACCTGTTCTATACCCCCGGGGAAATCCTCTACGGCAAGCGCGAGACGCAGCAGTTGCCGGCGGTGGGCCAGCGCCTGCGCGTCGGCGGGATGGTGATGCCCGGCAGCGTCAGGCGTGACCCGGACTCGCTGAGGGTGAACTTCAGCCTCTACGATGCCGAAGGCGTGGTGGCGGTGAGCTATGACGGTATCCTGCCTGACCTGTTCCGCGAGGGGCAGGGGGTGGTGGTCCAGGGGGAGCTGGATACGCGCAACCACGTCCTGGCGCAGGAGGTGCTGGCCAGACATGACGAGAACTACACCCCGCCGGAAGTGGAAAAGGCGATGCAGGAAAACCACCGCCGCCCGCAAAGCGTCAATAAGGACACCTCATCATGATGCCTGAATACGGTAACGCGCTGCTGTGCCTGGCGCTCGGCGTGGCGCTGCTGCTGTCCGTTTACCCGCTGTGGGGCGTGGCGCGCGGCGACGCGCGGATGATGGCGTCGGCCGGGGTGTTCGCCTGGCTGCTGTTTATCTGCGTGGCGGGCGCGTTTTTCGTGCTGGTGCACGCCTTTGTGGTCAACGACTTCACCGTGGCCTATGTCGCCGGCAACTCGAACACGCAGTTGCCGGTGTGGTACCGGGTGGCCGCCACCTGGGGGGCGCACGAGGGCTCGCTGCTGCTGTGGGTGCTGCTGATGAGCGGCTGGACCCTGGCGGTGGCGGTGTTCAGCCGGCCGGTGCCGGCGGATATCGTCGCCCGGGTGCTGGCGGTGATGGGGATGGTCTGCGCCGGTTTTCTGCTGTTCATCCTGTTCACCTCCAGCCCGTTCGCCCGCACGCTGCCGGCCTTCCCGGTGGAGGGGCGCGACCTGAACCCGCTGCTGCAGGACCCGGGGCTGATTTTCCACCCGCCGCTGCTGTACATGGGCTATGTCGGCTTCTCGGTGGCCTTCGCCTTCGCCATCGCCGCGCTGCTGGGCGGGCGCCTGGACAGCGCGTTCGCCCGTTTTGCCCGCCCGTGGACGCTGGCGGCGTGGGTGTTCCTGACGCTGGGTATCGTGCTCGGCTCGGCGTGGGCCTACTACGAGCTGGGCTGGGGCGGCTGGTGGTTCTGGGACCCGGTGGAGAACGCCTCGTTTATGCCGTGGCTGGCGGGCACCGCCCTGCTGCACTCGCTGGCGGTCACCGAACAGCGCGCCGGCTTTAAGGCGTGGACGCTGCTGCTGTCCATCTGCGCCTTCTCGCTGTGCCTGCTGGGCACCTTCCTGGTGCGCTCCGGGGTGCTGGTGTCGGTGCACGCCTTCGCCTCCGACCCGGCGCGCGGGATGTTTATCCTCGCCTTTATGGTGCTGGTCACCGGCGGCTCGCTGCTGTTGTTCGCCGTGCGCGGGCACAGGGTGCGTTCGCGGGTGAACAACGCGCTGTGGTCGCGCGAGTCGCTGCTGCTCGGCAACAACGTCCTGCTGATGGCCGCCATGCTGGTGGTGCTGCTGGGTACCCTGCTGCCGCTGGTGCACAAACAGCTGGGGCTGGGCAGTATTTCGGTGGGGGAGCCGTTCTTTAACACCCTGTTCAGCGGACTGATGGTCCCCTTTGCCCTGCTGCTGGGCGTGGGACCGCTGGTGCGCTGGGGGCGGGACCGGCCGCGTAAAATCAGGGCGCTGCTGCTCACCGCCCTGGTCTCCACCCTGGCGCTGTCGGTACTGCTGCCGTGGCTGTTTCAGGACCGCATCGCCGCCATGGCGGTGGCCGGGATGGCGATGGCCTGCTGGATTGCGGTATTGGCGGTGGCGGAAGCCGTACAGCGCGTGTCCCGCGGCACGAAGCCCCCCCTCAGCTACTGGGGGATGGTGGCGGCGCACCTCGGGCTGGCGGTGACGATTACCGGCATCGCCTTCAGCCAGAATTACAGCGTGGAGCGTGACGTGCGGATGCGGGCGGGCGACAGCGTGACCATTCACGACTACCGGTTCACCTTCCGGGAGGTGCGGGACCTCGCCGGGCCCAACTACCGCGGCGGGGTGGCCCTCATCGGGGTGACGCGCAACGGGGCGCCGGAGGCGGTGCTGCACGCGGAGAAACGGCTCTACAACACCAGCCGGATGGTGATGACCGAGGCGGCGATTGACGGCGGGCTGACCCGCGACCTGTACGCCGCGCTCGGGGAGGAGCTGGGCAACGGCGCGTGGGCCGTGCGCCTGTACTACAAGCCGTTTGTCCGCTGGATATGGGCAGGCGGCCTGCTGATGGCGCTGGGCGGGCTGCTGTGCCTGTCCGACCCGCGTTACCGCAAACGCCCCCCTTCCCGAAACCCTGCGCCGGAGGCCGGATGAAACGCAACGTACTGTTATTACCGTTACTGATTTTTCTGCTGATTGCCGCGGCGCTGCTGTGGCAACTGGCGCGGAACGCGGAAGGCGACGACCCGGCGGCCCTCGAGTCGGCGCTGACCGGGAAGCCGGTGCCGGCGTTCCGCCTGGAATCGCTGGACAGGCCGGGGCAGTATTACGGGGCGGAGGCGCTGACGCAGGGGAAACCGGTGCTGCTTAACGTCTGGGCCACGTGGTGCCCGACCTGCCGCGCCGAGCATCAGTACCTGAACCGGCTTGCCGCGCAGGGTATCCGGGTGGTGGGGCTGAACTATAAGGACGACCGGGCGAAGGCGGTGGCCTGGTTACACACGCTGGGAAACCCGTATGCGCTGAGTTTATCGGACAGCGACGGGATGCTGGGGCTGGACCTGGGGGTGTACGGCGCGCCGGAAACCTTCCTCATCGACGGCAAAGGGATTATCCGCTACCGCCATGCGGGCGATTTGAACGCCCGGGTATGGGAAAGTGAAATGAAACCGCTGTGGGATAAATACAGCCGGGAGGCCGCGCAATGAGATTCCTCGTGGGGGTGCTGATGCTGCTTGTCTCCGGCTCAGCGCTGGCGACCATTGATGTGATGCCGTTTAAGGATGAGGCGCAGGAGCAGCAGTTCCGCCGGCTCACGGAGCAGCTGCGCTGTCCGAAATGCCAGAACAACAGCATTGCGGACTCGAACGCGATGATAGCCACCGACATGCGCCGGAAGGTGTATGACCTGATGCAGGAAGGAAAAAGCAATAAGGAGATTGTCGGTTATATGGTGGCGCGCTACGGCAACTTCGTCACCTACGACCCGCCGCTGACCCCGCTGACGGTGCTGCTGTGGGTGCTGCCGCTGGCCGCCATCGTGGCGGGCGGCTGGATAATCGTCGCCCGCACGCGCCGGCGGGTGCGCCTGCGCCGGGAGCCGTTGCCGGCGGACAGCCCGGTTTCCGGCGCGCGTGCCGGGTGGGGCGTTTACGTGCCGGGGGCCGTCATCGCGCTGGCGGTCAGCGCCGGCGGCTACGCCCTGACCGGCAGTTATCCGCAGGTGAGGGCCTGGCAGCAGGCGACGGCGCAGGCGCCCGGGCTGCTGGACAGGGCTCTGGACCCGGCGGCGCAGCCGCTGAATGAGGAAGAGATGGCGCGGCTGGCGCTGGGGCTGCGCACGCGCCTGCAGCGCGACCCCGGCAACGCTGAGGGCTGGATTATGCTGGGCCGCGCCGGCATGGCGCTGGGCGACGCCGGTACGGCCACAGAGGCGTATGCGCAGGCTTACCGGCTGGACCCGGAAAACCGCAGGGCGGCGCTGGGCTACGCGGAGGCGCTGACGCGCTCGTCCGACCCGGAGGATAACCGCCGCGGCGGGGCGCTGCTGCGCCGGCTGGTGAGCCGCGACCACACGGATATCCGGGTGTTAAGCCTGTATGCGTTCAGCGCCTTTGAGCAGGGGCGCTTCGGCGAGGCGGTGGCGGCCTGGGAGATGATGCTGAAGTTACTGCCGGCCGGCGATGCGCGGCGGGCGGTGATTGAGCGCAGTATCCGCCAGGCGCTGGCGCAGGAGAAATAACCCCTGACGGCCCGCTGGCGTGGCGCCATCGGGCCTGCCAGGTTCATTCAGGCCGGTAAGCCGGCATCTTGCTGTTATTGAAATGGCGATACGCTAAAGCCTGAAAGTGAAGCCTGTGTGAAGTATGATGGCGATCATCGTCTCTTATCAGGACATCCCATGAAACAAATCACCTTTACGCCGCGCCATCACCAGCTTACCAACACCAATACCTGGACGCCTGACAGCCAGTGGCTGGTCTTTGATGTGCGACCTTCAGGCGCGTCATTTACGGGCGAGACCATTGAGCGTGTAAATGTGCATACCGGCGAAGTGGAGGTGATTTATCGCGCCGCGCAGGGAGCCCATGTCGGTGTGGTGACGGTGCACCCTGCCGACAATCGCTATGTGTTTATTCACGGTCCTGAAAACCCTGATGAGACGTGGCATTACGATTTTCACCACCGCCGGGGCGTCATTGCAACGCCAGAAGGCGTGACGAATCTGGATGCGATGGATATTACAGCGCCGTATACTCCTGGCGCGCTGCGCGGCGGCAGTCATGTCCATGTTTTTAGTCCGAACGGCGAGTGGGTTAGTTTTACCTATAACGACCACGTTCTGCATGAGCGCGATCCGGCGCTGGATCTGCGCAATGTCGGCGTTGCTGTGCCATATGGGCCAGTAACGGTGCCGGTTCAGCACCCGCGCGAATACAGCGGTAGCCACTGGTGCGTGCTGGTTAGCCGCACGACGCCTGCTCCGGGACCGGGCAGCGACGATATTAACCGGGCCTATGAAGAGGGCTGGGTGGGCAACCACCAGATCGCCTTTATTGGCGATACGCTGTCGCTGACGGGAGAAAAAATCCCGGAGCTGTTTATTGTCGATTTACCGTGTAATGAAAACGGCTGGAAACAGGCAGGCGACACGCCGCTGACGGGAACCGAATCAACTATGCCATCGCCGCCGATGGGCGTGGTTCAGCGGCGCCTTACCTTTACTCACCATCGTGTTTATCCTGGACTCACTAACGAACCGCGACACTGGGTCCGCTGTAATCCGCAGGCGACAGAGATCGCCTTTTTGATGCGGGACGACAACGGCGTGGCGCAACTGTGGCTGATATCGCCGCAGGGAGGAGAGCCCCGTCAGTTAACCCATCACGCGACCGGCGTGCAGTCAGCGTTTAACTGGCATCCGTCGGGTAAATGGCTGGGACTGGTGCTGGAGAATCGGATTGTCTGCTGTGACGCTCAGAGTGGGAAAATCGACTTTTTAACCGCCAGGCATGATAACCCGCCGTCTGCGGACGCCGTCGTTTTTTCACCGGATGGGCGATACATCGCATGGATGGAAGAGGTGAAAGGTTTCCGTCAGCTATGGATGACGGAAACCGGGCGATAAATCAGGGAGAGGGCATCTTCGCTGGGGGGATGACGGCATTGGTCATTTTCGTCTCTTCCTCGCTTTTCTCTACGCGCGATCTTACCGAACTGTCTTTGCGGAAGATGTCCCACGGCAGAAGAATCGTATCCATCACAGCGGTAAACGGCATATCCAGGACGGCCAACGATTTTGTGCCCCAGTTGGTCTCATCGTTACCGATCATCGTAGCGCTGGCGCGCGTGCCAGGATAAGTACCCTCTTTACCGCCGGTGTGCGACATGACGCTTGAACAACCGCCTAATAAAAGCATCCCATTCCCTATTACCAGCGTTAACAACACGTTTTTTATCATCACTCATTCATCTGTTGGTTGTCGGTATTTGCATGATGAGTTATAGCGATCCGTTGCTAAAAATAACATCACCAGCACGTGGCACTGTGGCGGTTATCGCACTTTAACAATCAGTACTGTCCAAACCAGTCTATGCAATAGCCAATAAACTGCAAAAAAAGTCGGATTAAAATACTTGAAAAGTACGTATTCAGACCCATTTTTAAGACGTAGTGAATAGAAGGGCACGCCTGATGGGTGTTCTGGCAATCCTGGCCTGTCCATGATGGAAGGTCTGACATTCTCGCTGATTTCAGGAGCTAATGATTATGCGTAACTTTGATTTATCCCCGCTATACCGTTCTGCCATTGGTTTTGACCGTCTGTTTAACCTGCTTGAAAATAACCAGAGCCAAAGTAATGGCGGCTACCCCCCGTACAACGTTGAGTTGGTAGATGAAAACCACTACCGCATCGCCATTGCCGTTGCCGGTTTTGCTGAAAGCGAACTGGACATTACCGCCCAGGATAATTTACTGGTGGTAAAAGGCGCGCATGCGGACGATCAGAAAGAGCGTACATACCTGTATCAGGGCATTGCCGAGCGTAACTTTGAACGTAAGTTCCAGTTAGCGGAGAACATTCACGTTCGCGGCGCAAACCTGGTCAATGGGTTGCTGTATATCGAGCTTGAGCGCGTGATTCCGGAAGCGAACAAACCGCGCCGTATCGAAATTAACTGATTCCGTCGGGTCGCGTTGCGCGGCCTGTCATCCCATGCTCGCCGTCAGGGAGCATATTCACACGTGAAGTGTGAAGATAAAACTCGCTTCTTAGAAGGAGAAATGATTATGCGTAACTACGATTTATCCCCACTGCTGCGTCAATGGATCGGTTTTGACAAGCTGGCCAATGCGCTGCAAAACAGCGGTGAAAGCCAGAGCTTCCCGCCCTATAACATCGAAAAGAGCGACGACAACCACTATCGCATCACCCTGGCATTAGCCGGTTTCCGTCAGGAAGATCTGGATATTCAACTGGAAGGCACGCGCCTGACGGTGAAAGGCACGCCGGAACAGCCGGAAAACGAGCCAAAATGGTTACATCAGGGCCTGGTCATGCAGCCTTTCAGCCTGAGCTTTACGCTGGCTGAAAATATGGAAGTTTCCGGCGCGACGTTTACTAACGGCCTGCTGCATATCGATTTAACCCGCAACGAGCCGGAAACCATCCCGCCGCAGCGTATTGCCATTAACGAACGCTCCGCATTAAATAGCTAATGAGCTCCTTGCCTTGCCTCGCCAGAGATGGCGGGGCTTTTTTGTGCGCGTAGAGGATTACCCTACCATGACGGGAAGTGTGAGCGATGGCCTCGTTTCCTGTTTGACGATGACATTTGTTTCATTTCAGCCTGATAGCGGTTGTCGATAATAGCGCACGGCATTTATGCTGCCGGGTGTATATTATTAGTAATATCGACGATGATTGTTAAAAAACCCGCACTTCCATCAAGAGTAATATAATTATCCTGCTATTATTATGATAAATTAATTGTTTTTTATTTATATAAGGTCAGGCAAAGCAGTAATCATACAGGTTTGCCGTAGAAGTCAAAATGAGGGCTGGTCGATAATGGTGCCTTCTCAAGCTCTATAAACCATATATTCCGCAGATGACCCGATTTTATTTTAATATTTAAATTTCGTACCTGTTTCACTTCAAGTAAACTGTCAGGAAGAACTATTCCCTCAAACTCATCAATAGGCGATATTTTTGATATTGACTTAACACCGCCTGTCAGCTTATATATAATGCAGTTATTCTCAACTTCCCCAGTAATTGTATCACCAGAAAAAGCCTTTAAAGAGTATGGGTTGTTAGTGAATGATAAAAAA
Proteins encoded in this window:
- the ccmH_1 gene encoding cytochrome c-type biogenesis protein H1, translated to MRFLVGVLMLLVSGSALATIDVMPFKDEAQEQQFRRLTEQLRCPKCQNNSIADSNAMIATDMRRKVYDLMQEGKSNKEIVGYMVARYGNFVTYDPPLTPLTVLLWVLPLAAIVAGGWIIVARTRRRVRLRREPLPADSPVSGARAGWGVYVPGAVIALAVSAGGYALTGSYPQVRAWQQATAQAPGLLDRALDPAAQPLNEEEMARLALGLRTRLQRDPGNAEGWIMLGRAGMALGDAGTATEAYAQAYRLDPENRRAALGYAEALTRSSDPEDNRRGGALLRRLVSRDHTDIRVLSLYAFSAFEQGRFGEAVAAWEMMLKLLPAGDARRAVIERSIRQALAQEK
- the ccmF2_1 gene encoding cytochrome c-type biogenesis protein F2; amino-acid sequence: MMPEYGNALLCLALGVALLLSVYPLWGVARGDARMMASAGVFAWLLFICVAGAFFVLVHAFVVNDFTVAYVAGNSNTQLPVWYRVAATWGAHEGSLLLWVLLMSGWTLAVAVFSRPVPADIVARVLAVMGMVCAGFLLFILFTSSPFARTLPAFPVEGRDLNPLLQDPGLIFHPPLLYMGYVGFSVAFAFAIAALLGGRLDSAFARFARPWTLAAWVFLTLGIVLGSAWAYYELGWGGWWFWDPVENASFMPWLAGTALLHSLAVTEQRAGFKAWTLLLSICAFSLCLLGTFLVRSGVLVSVHAFASDPARGMFILAFMVLVTGGSLLLFAVRGHRVRSRVNNALWSRESLLLGNNVLLMAAMLVVLLGTLLPLVHKQLGLGSISVGEPFFNTLFSGLMVPFALLLGVGPLVRWGRDRPRKIRALLLTALVSTLALSVLLPWLFQDRIAAMAVAGMAMACWIAVLAVAEAVQRVSRGTKPPLSYWGMVAAHLGLAVTITGIAFSQNYSVERDVRMRAGDSVTIHDYRFTFREVRDLAGPNYRGGVALIGVTRNGAPEAVLHAEKRLYNTSRMVMTEAAIDGGLTRDLYAALGEELGNGAWAVRLYYKPFVRWIWAGGLLMALGGLLCLSDPRYRKRPPSRNPAPEAG
- the ccmE_1 gene encoding cytochrome c-type biogenesis protein CcmE encodes the protein MNLRRKNRLWVVCAVLAGLALTTALVLYALRANIDLFYTPGEILYGKRETQQLPAVGQRLRVGGMVMPGSVRRDPDSLRVNFSLYDAEGVVAVSYDGILPDLFREGQGVVVQGELDTRNHVLAQEVLARHDENYTPPEVEKAMQENHRRPQSVNKDTSS
- the ccmC_1 gene encoding heme exporter protein C; protein product: MWKTLHQLAAPPRLYQICGRLVPWLAVAGIIALATGWVRGFGFAPADYQQGESYRIMYLHVPAAIWSMGIYAAMAVAAFTGLVWQMKMASLAVAAMAPVGAVYTFIALVTGSAWGKPMWGTWWVWDARLTSELVLLFLYAGVIALWHAFDDRKMAGRAAGILVLVGVVNLPVIHYSVEWWNTLHQGSTRMQQSIDPAMRSPLRWAIAGYLLLFMTLSLMRMRNLILRMEKRRPWVGELILKRGQR
- the dsbE2_1 gene encoding thiol:disulfide interchange protein, whose protein sequence is MKRNVLLLPLLIFLLIAAALLWQLARNAEGDDPAALESALTGKPVPAFRLESLDRPGQYYGAEALTQGKPVLLNVWATWCPTCRAEHQYLNRLAAQGIRVVGLNYKDDRAKAVAWLHTLGNPYALSLSDSDGMLGLDLGVYGAPETFLIDGKGIIRYRHAGDLNARVWESEMKPLWDKYSREAAQ
- the ibpB gene encoding heat shock chaperone IbpB, encoding MRNYDLSPLLRQWIGFDKLANALQNSGESQSFPPYNIEKSDDNHYRITLALAGFRQEDLDIQLEGTRLTVKGTPEQPENEPKWLHQGLVMQPFSLSFTLAENMEVSGATFTNGLLHIDLTRNEPETIPPQRIAINERSALNS
- a CDS encoding lipoprotein, whose amino-acid sequence is MIKNVLLTLVIGNGMLLLGGCSSVMSHTGGKEGTYPGTRASATMIGNDETNWGTKSLAVLDMPFTAVMDTILLPWDIFRKDSSVRSRVEKSEEETKMTNAVIPPAKMPSP
- the ccmD_1 gene encoding heme exporter protein C, cytochrome c-type biogenesis protein, encoding MGGYAFFVWLAVAMTVAPLAALALHTVLQRRAILRGVAQQRAREARMRAAQAQQEAA
- a CDS encoding protein YidR; its protein translation is MKQITFTPRHHQLTNTNTWTPDSQWLVFDVRPSGASFTGETIERVNVHTGEVEVIYRAAQGAHVGVVTVHPADNRYVFIHGPENPDETWHYDFHHRRGVIATPEGVTNLDAMDITAPYTPGALRGGSHVHVFSPNGEWVSFTYNDHVLHERDPALDLRNVGVAVPYGPVTVPVQHPREYSGSHWCVLVSRTTPAPGPGSDDINRAYEEGWVGNHQIAFIGDTLSLTGEKIPELFIVDLPCNENGWKQAGDTPLTGTESTMPSPPMGVVQRRLTFTHHRVYPGLTNEPRHWVRCNPQATEIAFLMRDDNGVAQLWLISPQGGEPRQLTHHATGVQSAFNWHPSGKWLGLVLENRIVCCDAQSGKIDFLTARHDNPPSADAVVFSPDGRYIAWMEEVKGFRQLWMTETGR